CTCGACGAGGCCGACGGGCTCATCGAGGCATTGGATCTCGACGGCGTACTGCAGGTCGCGAGCTTCCATCCCGCCTACCAGTTCGCGAATACCGCGCCCGACGAGATCGGGAACTACAGCAACCGCGCGCCGTATCCCACGCTGCACCTGCTGCGCGAGGACAGCGTGGCCCGCGCCGTCGACGCCTATCCCGAGCCCCACAGCATCATCGACCGCAACCTGCGTACGCTCGAGCAACTGGGCCACGCGGGGTGGGCGCGGTTGTTCACCGAGGCGAACTGAAAAGCGCCAGGCGTCGTCGCAGCGACGCTTCGGCACCGCCGCGCTCGCTGCCGGCTCAGTGGAGCCGGGTCGGCGGCCCGGCCGGTTCCTGCAGCTCCGGTCCGTTGGGCCGCGCCACGCCCGGCACCGTTGTCGTGCCGTGATCGCGCGCTCCCGATTTCAAGGCCTGCGTCGAGGCGCTTGCCCAGATAGCGAAGGCGCGTCTGCGCCAGACCGGCGAATGCATCGCTGCCGGCGTGGACCCCGCTGACAATGGCACCGGCTACATGGCGCGAAGCGCGCCCCCGGTCGACCGAACGCGGTCCACCCGTGTGCATGCCTGCGCGCATCCAGCGTATGCCCTCCGGCCTCGACGCTTCCCTGCGCGATCGGCCCGACGGCGCAGTCGCGGATACGGGCACTGCCCGTAGCGGCGCAGGAACCCTGACCCTGGTGCCTGCCAGCGCCAGCGCGAAGACACGCCCGTCCGGATCCGCGCCCGGCTCCGGTCCCCGGCCACACTTAATCAACATATAAAAACATGTTGATATGATCCACGCTCGTCCTCTGACGCTCCCCCATGACGCACCACGATCACAGTCACTCCGACCCGCACGGCCACGACCATGGCCATGACCACAGCCATGCACCTTCGGTTTCCGCCGCGAATGAACGCGTGGTGCTCACCGGGTTTGCCCTCACCGCGGGCTTCATGCTGGTCGAGGTGCTCGGGGGCGTGCTGTCCGGCTCGCTGGCGCTGATCGCCGATGCCGGTCACATGCTCACCGACGCGGCAGCCCTGTTGCTGGCCTGGGTGGGGTTCCGGGTCGGACGACGGGCATCGGATGCGCGGCGCACTTTCGGCTTCATGCGCTTCGAGGTGCTGGCGGGGCTGGTCAATGCGGTGACGCTGTTCGCGCTCGTGCTGTGGATCGTGTGGGAGGCGGTGCAGCGTCTGCGCAGTCCGGGTGAGGTGCTGGCCGGGCCGATGCTCGTGGTCGCGGTCGTCGGCCTGCTGGTGAACTGCCTGGTGTTCTGGATCCTGCATCGCGGCGACCAGTCGCACGTCAACATCCGCGGCGCCACCTTGCACGTGCTCGGCGACATGCTGGGCTCGGTCGCAGCCATCGTCGCGGCACTGGTGATCCATTTCACCGGTTGGATGCCGATCGACCCGATCCTGTCGGTGCTGGTGTGCCTGCTGATCCTGCGCAGCGCCTGGGCCTTGCTGCGCAATGCGCTCGACATCCTGATGGAGGCGGTTCCGCCGGACATCGACATTGCCGCGCTGCAGGCCCATGTGCGCAGCGCGGTGCCCGGCGTGGCCGGCGTCGACCACGTGCATGTCTGGTCGATCACCTCGGGCAGGGTGCTGGCGACGCTGGAGCTCACGCTGGCCGAGGACGCGGAGGCGTCGGAGGTGGTGCCGGCGGTCAAGCGCGCACTGGCAGAGCGGTTCGCGATCGGTCATGCCACCGTCGAGGTCGTGCACATGCCGCAAGCGCAGTGTGCGCTCGAGCAGCCGCGCAGCGACGCCGGGCATGGGCATGAGCATGAGCACGATCACGCGGAACCGCATCCCCAGGGCGTGGCGCGCGAACAAGGTCGCGCGGAATGAACGGGCCGGACGACACACGCCTGGCCTTCCTGGCCGAAACCTTCAGGCTGCTCGGGGATCCGACCCGCCTGCGGGTGCTGCTGACCTGTCTCGACGGCCCGGTCGCCGTCGGCGAGATCGCGCGGCGCACCGGTGCCTCGCAGCCGCTGGTCAGCCATCACCTGCGACTGCTGCGAGGTGCGCGCCTCGTGCGCGGGCAGCGCCAGGCGCGGCAGGTGTTCTACGAGGCCGACGACGCCCACGTCCGCGACATGCTCCGGGACATGCTCGACCACGCCGGCGAGCACGACTGATCGCGCGCCCCGCACGTAGCGAGCAGAGGAGCAGAGGAGCTGCGCACGCAGCCGCCGGCGGCCTGCGCGCACAACGCCGGACGACTGCCTATTTCGCGGGCCTGGGAACTGGGTGACTGCCTAGCCAGGGCGCGATCAGGTCACGCGCGGCGTCGAGCGAATCGACGATGCGATGCCCGAGCGCGCACCTCGGCGAGCGGAACCGGCAGATCGGGTACCTGCACCACAGACATGCCGGCCGAGAGCGCGGCACGTACGCCGGCCGGGGAGTCCTCGAGCACCAGGCATTGCGCCGGCGCCACGCCGAGGCGTGCGGCAGCGAGGAGGTAGACATCTGCGGCGGCTTGGGACGGTCCACGTCGCTGCCGGTGCATACGACGTCGAAGTGCCCGAGCAGGCCGGCCGCTTCGGGCTTGCGCTGCGCCAGCGGCGTACGCGTCGAGGTTGCGACCGCACGCGGCATCGCGTGCGCGCGCAGCAGTTCGAGCAGGGCGACGATGCCCGGCCGGTGCGGCACGCCGGCTTCGGCGATCGCGATGTAGCACGCGTGCCCAACACCGCTTCGGCCGCGTCATTCTCCGATCAGCGCGCGGCACATGGCATCGCCGCGGCCGATCAGGCCGAGCCACCAGTCTGGATCGATGTCGAGCCCGTGCGCCGTCTCGGCGCGGCGCAGGCAATCGAGGATGGCGGGCTCCGAACGGGCATCAGGCCATCCATGTCGAAGGTCACCGCCGCCGGCCGCATCGCCAGTGGCGTCACTCAGCCGACCGTTGCGCCCATCAGCACGTCGATGTCGTCCGCGGACAGAATGCGCCACGCACCTTCCGGCAGGTCACCCAGCGCCAGCCCGCCAACCCGGCTGCGATGCAGCGCCACCACGTGGTTGCCGGTGGCGGCGAACATCCGGCGCACCTGGTGGTAGCGGCCTTCGGTGAGCGTCAGGCGCGCATGCGTAGCATCCACCACCTCCAGGGTCGCGGACTTGAGCGGCGTGGTTTCCGACTCGAGCATCAGCGTGCCGCTGGCGAACAGCGCCGTCTCGTCGCCGCGCAAGGGCTCGGCCAGCGTCGCTTCGTAGACTTTCGGCAGCGCCGCCTTGGGCGAGATGATCCGGTGCAGCAGCTGGCCGTCGTCGGTGAACAGCAACAGGCCGCTGGTGTCGCGATCGAGCCGGCCCACGGTCGAGAGCACCGGCGAACGCAGACGGAAACGCGGTGGCAACAGGTCGTAGACCAGGCGTCCGGTGTCCTTGGTCGAGCAGGTATAGCCGGCGGGCTTGTGCAGCAGCAGGGTCAGGCCCTGCGGCGGATCCAACGGTTCGCCATCGACGCGTACATCGTCATGGTCGACCTGATCGTCCGCATACAGCACCTCGCCGGCGGCGTCGGTGACGCGGCCTTCGCGGAACATCCAGGCGACCTGCTTGCGGCTGCCGTAGCCGAGATTGGCGAGCAGTTTGACCAGCTTCATGCACGCTGCCTCGCCGACGCCGCGCGCGCACGTACCGCGTGGATGACCTTGAACGCGCCGCTGGACGCCACCTCGCGCACCTCGCCGAAGCGCGCATCGAGCACGTCCTCGTAAGGCAGATGCCGGTTGGCGACCAGCCACAGCGCGCCACCGGGATTCAGTGCGGACGCGGCGGCGGCAATGAACGCGCGGCCGATGTCCGGCCGGCCTTCGCGGCCATGGGCGTGGAACGGGGGGTTGCTGACGATGAAGTCGTAGCGCTGCGGCAGGCCAGCGGTGACGTCGTGCCAGTGGTAGCCGATGAGCGCTTTCGCGCCGAGCGCGTCGAGGTTGTGGCGCGCGAGTGCCAGCGCGCGACCTTCGGCCTCGAACACATCCAGCGCAGTGATGCCCGCACACCGCTGCAGCAGCTCGGACGACAGGAATCCATAGCCGGCGCCGAGATCGGCGCCGCGGCCGGCCAGCGTGGCCGGCAGGTGCGCGGCCAGCAGCGCGGACGCCGGATCGATGCGATCCCAGGCGAACACGCCCGGCCGGCTGAGGAAGCGGCCGCCCAGCACCTCGCGGGGCCGGTCCAGCGCCGACCAGCTTTCCACCAGCGCAGCGTCGACGGTGTCGCCCGCCTGCGCCCAGAACACCCGGCACTTGTGCTTGGAAAGCGCACCGATGTTGCCGGCGATGCGCGCCAGATCGTCCTGCGCGGATTTCGCGCCCTCGTCGTTGGCGACGCTGGCCATCACCCAGCCCCCCGGCGTCACCGCCTGCAGCGCGCGCGCCAGCACCGCGCGCGATTCGTCACGCTGGCGCGGCGGCAGTACCAGCACCAGCGGCTTGCGCGGCAGCATCGGATCACCGGTCTCGGCCGGCAGCACCTCGAGGCCGCTGCGCTGCAATGCCGCGTGCAGCGGCTGGAAGCTCTGCTCGCATACCAGACCCGGCCAGCGCCCGCCGGTCGTAGGCACGCCAGCGCGGGCGCGCAGGAACAGCGCACCGTCATCTGGCCAGGCGATCTGGCGCTGTTCAAGCGGCAGGAAAAGAGCATCGAGAGCGGGATCGGACATGGACTGCAACGGAGCGGGACAACCGACGATTCTACCGGTCGCCCGCACGGGACCCGGTTCCAACCGTCGCATCCGGTCACAGTTCGCACCGCGTTGGTGCTGAACAACGCGAGATTGATGCGATCCCAACATGCGCCGCCGCAGTATGGACGGGCAGCTTCCCACACCAGAAGGAGACCGCGAATGCCCATCCATGCCCTGTTCGTCGGCGGCACGATCGACAACGGCGAGCTCGATCTCGACGGTAAAGAGCCACCGCAGCGTTATCCACCCGACACCGGCGGTGGGCAGTCGCGCTATCGGCTCCACTCCATCGGCCGCCGTGAGGACGAGATCGTGTATGCCGTCTACGGCGGGCCTGACATCGCACACGATGATGTGCAGCGGGTCAGCGAAGAGCGGGAATACGCGCGGCGGTTCGAGGCCAGCGAAACCATCGTGAGCTGAGTCCGCATGCAATCGCAGCCCCTGCCGCCGCTCTACATGGACAACGACTTCGGCAGCAGTCGTCACGGGGTGGGCGGCAG
The genomic region above belongs to Luteimonas chenhongjianii and contains:
- a CDS encoding pseudouridine synthase, with the translated sequence MKLVKLLANLGYGSRKQVAWMFREGRVTDAAGEVLYADDQVDHDDVRVDGEPLDPPQGLTLLLHKPAGYTCSTKDTGRLVYDLLPPRFRLRSPVLSTVGRLDRDTSGLLLFTDDGQLLHRIISPKAALPKVYEATLAEPLRGDETALFASGTLMLESETTPLKSATLEVVDATHARLTLTEGRYHQVRRMFAATGNHVVALHRSRVGGLALGDLPEGAWRILSADDIDVLMGATVG
- a CDS encoding ArsR/SmtB family transcription factor, producing the protein MNGPDDTRLAFLAETFRLLGDPTRLRVLLTCLDGPVAVGEIARRTGASQPLVSHHLRLLRGARLVRGQRQARQVFYEADDAHVRDMLRDMLDHAGEHD
- a CDS encoding cation diffusion facilitator family transporter — protein: MTHHDHSHSDPHGHDHGHDHSHAPSVSAANERVVLTGFALTAGFMLVEVLGGVLSGSLALIADAGHMLTDAAALLLAWVGFRVGRRASDARRTFGFMRFEVLAGLVNAVTLFALVLWIVWEAVQRLRSPGEVLAGPMLVVAVVGLLVNCLVFWILHRGDQSHVNIRGATLHVLGDMLGSVAAIVAALVIHFTGWMPIDPILSVLVCLLILRSAWALLRNALDILMEAVPPDIDIAALQAHVRSAVPGVAGVDHVHVWSITSGRVLATLELTLAEDAEASEVVPAVKRALAERFAIGHATVEVVHMPQAQCALEQPRSDAGHGHEHEHDHAEPHPQGVAREQGRAE
- a CDS encoding class I SAM-dependent methyltransferase, with translation MQSMSDPALDALFLPLEQRQIAWPDDGALFLRARAGVPTTGGRWPGLVCEQSFQPLHAALQRSGLEVLPAETGDPMLPRKPLVLVLPPRQRDESRAVLARALQAVTPGGWVMASVANDEGAKSAQDDLARIAGNIGALSKHKCRVFWAQAGDTVDAALVESWSALDRPREVLGGRFLSRPGVFAWDRIDPASALLAAHLPATLAGRGADLGAGYGFLSSELLQRCAGITALDVFEAEGRALALARHNLDALGAKALIGYHWHDVTAGLPQRYDFIVSNPPFHAHGREGRPDIGRAFIAAAASALNPGGALWLVANRHLPYEDVLDARFGEVREVASSGAFKVIHAVRARAASARQRA
- a CDS encoding DUF1415 domain-containing protein is translated as MQRSDDPIADTRLWLERAVIGLNLCPFAKAVVVKDQVRFVLSDAPTPEALLEELGEELLRLRDTPAADIDTTLIVHPQVLGDFLDYNDFLDEADGLIEALDLDGVLQVASFHPAYQFANTAPDEIGNYSNRAPYPTLHLLREDSVARAVDAYPEPHSIIDRNLRTLEQLGHAGWARLFTEAN